One genomic window of Serinus canaria isolate serCan28SL12 chromosome 4, serCan2020, whole genome shotgun sequence includes the following:
- the DKK2 gene encoding dickkopf-related protein 2: MIVLMWNKCSCCLLLLAAVLIVESSQLDSSSSKVNSIKSTLMGEAPTQATNRSAGIHQGLMLASSKKGKMLEQMGKPPKHYHRQGEAYPCTNDKECEVGRYCHSPHQATSACMMCRRKKKRCHRDGMCCPGNRCNNGICIPVTESILTPHIPALEGPRNKKNGHYASKDLGWHNLGRPRSKLSHIKGHEGDPCLRSSDCIEGHCCARHFWTKICKPVLHQGEVCTKQRKKGSHGLEIFQRCDCAKGLSCKVWKDATSSSKSRLHVCQKI, from the exons ATGATCGTGCTGATGTGGAATAAGTGCTCCTGCTGTCTCCTCTTACTAGCCGCGGTCCTGATCGTGGAGAGCTCCCAGCTagacagctccagctccaagGTGAACTCCATCAAGTCCACCCTGATGGGGGAGGCTCCAACTCAGGCAACCAACAGATCTGCAGGCATCCACCAGGGACTGATGCTTGCTAGCAGTAAGAAGGGCAAAATGCTAGAGCAGATGGGAAAACCTCCCAAGCACTATCACCGGCAAGGAGAG GCCTATCCCTGCACTAATGACAAGGAGTGCGAGGTTGGGCGGTACTGCCACAGCCCTCACCAAGCCACATCCGCGTGCATGATGTGCCGGAGGAAGAAGAAACGCTGCCACCGGGATGGGATGTGCTGCCCCGGGAACCGCTGCAACAATG GTATTTGCATACCGGTAACTGAAAGCATCCTTACTCCTCACATCCCTGCTCTAGAAGGGCCACGCAACAAGAAGAATGGTCATTATGCGAGCAAGGATTTGGGATGGCACAACCTGGGGAGGCCCCGATCCAAGCTGTCACACATAAAGG GACACGAAGGCGATCCCTGCCTACGGTCATCAGACTGCATTGAGGGACACTGCTGTGCTCGCCACTTCTGGACCAAAATTTGCAAGCCTGTGTTGCATCAGGGGGAGGTGTGCACCAAACAGCGCAAGAAAGGGTCCCATGGACTGGAGATTTTCCAACGATGTGACTGTGCCAAGGGTTTGTCTTGTAAAGTATGGAAAGATGCGACCTCCTCTTCTAAATCAAGACTTCATGTGTGCCAGAAGATCTGA